TTATGTAACGGATGCCTGTTCGAGTCAGCAGGACTCCTTTGTAGTTTTCACAGAAATGGCTTAATATGTACTCAAAGTCGCCCTTTAGCGTCTCGAATTTGCCATATTTGGTGTATCTAATCCAGAAACAGGTTTGCTGTACCGAGAGTGTTTTCTCGTGATTCTTATCATGAAAATACCAATCAGTGCCTTGAGCACCAACGGCTCTCATCTCGAGGGATTTCGTTTCTCCACCAGAAACTTGGAGGCCGCTGACAACAAAAGCCTGTGGTTCGGCAATTTGGAACCGCTGCAATGCCTGTTTTTCGAATGACGGGGAGAGTTTTTTCTCAATCCCCTCGATTGGACCAGAGAAATCAACTCGGACGAGAACTTCTTTAAGATAGTTCTTGTCGTAGCAGATAGTGTCTAGCTCCGATACGGTGGTTTCCATTCTCCTCTCCTTGTTGACGTAGGATCCGACGAACACACTCTATATATCTGATCGCCGCGGCAAGGATTTACTTTTTCGTTTTCCGTGCGGCTGGTTTCGGCTCGTCCTTCCCCATCCGGATCGCCCAGGCTTCTTTGTGGCCGGTGGCTATCATCTCGACGGCTTTGGCGATGCGGCGGGCGCGGGTCTCGGCTTGCTTGGCCGACTCGATCCACATCACGTACTCGCGGCGGTGATTGTAGGAGAAATCCTCGAACACGGTTTTGGCTTTCTTGTTCTTGCCGAGAGCCTTCCGGAAATCGTCGGGAAGTTTCACCTCGCGCGTCTGCGTGTCAAGTTCGAGCGTCACGCGCACGCTGTCGCCCACGTCCTTATCGAGTTTCTGGCGGATCGCCTTCAAGACCAGCAGCAGGTGCACGCCGCCGTAGGGAAAGATCGAACCGCGATAGGGCTCGCCGTCGAAGGTGGCCTTGACCGGTACCCGCCCGCGCGCGCCGTATTCCTTTTCCACGTCGAAGGGAATCTCGATGTACACGCCACCCGGCCCGGAAGACACGAGTTTGGCCGTGAATTGCTGTTTGGTTTTTTTCATGTCGCACGGCCATGCGCGGCTACGGCGAGGT
This sequence is a window from bacterium. Protein-coding genes within it:
- a CDS encoding TIGR04255 family protein, which gives rise to METTVSELDTICYDKNYLKEVLVRVDFSGPIEGIEKKLSPSFEKQALQRFQIAEPQAFVVSGLQVSGGETKSLEMRAVGAQGTDWYFHDKNHEKTLSVQQTCFWIRYTKYGKFETLKGDFEYILSHFCENYKGVLLTRTGIRYINFISIPGKGPFDWKDLVNPKMLHIFDVAPGTELISRALHILELNYGDQNLRFQYGMNNPDFPAPIRQNHFILDLDAYVQGPQEPGEALSNIAKGHGRIQCIFEDSITSKLREQMYVAK
- a CDS encoding YdeI/OmpD-associated family protein; this encodes MKKTKQQFTAKLVSSGPGGVYIEIPFDVEKEYGARGRVPVKATFDGEPYRGSIFPYGGVHLLLVLKAIRQKLDKDVGDSVRVTLELDTQTREVKLPDDFRKALGKNKKAKTVFEDFSYNHRREYVMWIESAKQAETRARRIAKAVEMIATGHKEAWAIRMGKDEPKPAARKTKK